Part of the Imperialibacter roseus genome, AAACCTCATAACTCCTCTCGTCTTCATTCCCTTGGAAATCGCCCATAATACTCATGTCGAGCCCTGAGCCGTTGGCAATGTTTTGATACAGCCTGATGGCCGACTCCTCAGGTTCCACGGCGTTATACCTCGACTGAAAAGAAATCTGTTGGATACTTGCGTTACTTACGATGTGGTCAGGGTAGCTGTTTTCTACATTGCTGACATTGTCAGAGGCTGAATAGGGCCAGTAAGGCAGGCCACTTGGGTGCGACTCATGTCTGATGATGTCGACGTAGTTGCCCATGTACGTGCAAATGGCGATCTGCTCATTCTTCGCCTTCACCATGGAATGTAGTCGCTTCATCAAGTCATCCACAGTGAACTTTTTGAACTCCTGGTATTTTTGAAATACCGGGTCAGCGTCGTCCTCCACCAATGGCAGGCTCATACCGCTGTACTCCATAAACCGCTCTTTATCGTAGGGGTTTTGGTCAATGCCGTGATAAACTCCTTCATAGGCATTTCGTGTTTGGTAACCCGGCATGTTGATGAAAATACCATCAATAGCATACAAGTCAATCACCTCACCAACAATGTCGAAAAGCACCTTTTGCTCATAGGGTGCATTAATGGAAATCACATACATATCGTCGTTCCTGATCCGCTCTCCTTTTGGCGACAGATAAAACCAATCAGGATGCCTGTCAAAAATGCTTTCGTGAGCCCGGCTGAAATCAAATCGCACAATTACCCTAATGCCGTTCTCATGGCATTTACTGATTACATCACCCAACATATTTTCCTTCATAAAAGGGTTCGTGTACTGGTCTTCCAGTTTGGTGGGGTAAAAGGCCATAATGCCACCGGCATTGATGATCAATGTATTCACTGAGAAGCCTTTGAGATCATTGATCAGTGAGTTTACATTAAGATCAGCCTCATAAGCAGGGAGATTGGTCTGCATCGTGCGAAGGTTATTCGCCTTCCACCAGGGTATTGAGTCGGGCCAGGTGATCTGTTCACCAACCGCTTTCGTCCCTGACTGTGGAGGAGAACATGATAGGGCAGTTAGCAACAACACTAAAAACATCGATAATCTTAGAATTTCCCTCATAAAGCTCATCTAACTTGTTTTTATAAATGTAAATCAATATCGATACAGTTTACTTGAATCTTATATAAACGTTGGTGGCGGGCGCAACAACGGAGGTGAAGTACGCACCTTAGTCGTCTCTAATCTCCCCCTATTATCCTTATTATCGGCCAGCGCTACGAAATTGATTAAACACAAAGTCTATTTCTTCATACTTTGAGGCTAACAATTGAAGATCAAACAACTTAACCATGAAAAGACTTGCGCTCCCCTTGCTGCTAGTGACTTTTGCAGTAACCGCCCTGGCACAACGAAAAGCCCAGACAACCCAACCTCCCAAAACCATTGACCAAAAGTATTTCTCGGAAATGAAATACCGGTCAGTTGGCCCCTCCAGAGGCGGAAGAGCCACTGCAGTTGCCGGTATACCTCAAAGCCCCTACACCTTCTACATGGGATCGCAGGGCGGCGGCGTTTGGAAAACAGACGACGCAGGCTGGAACTGGGAGAATATCACTGACGGCCAGTTTCAGGTGGGCTCCATTGGTGCTATTACCGTGGCTCCCTCCGACCCCAACGTGATCTACGTCGGCACTGGCTCTGCCTGCCTCAGAGGCAATGTTTCTCCCGGCATTGGCGTCTACAAAACCATGGACGAAGGGAAAACATGGGATTTTATTGGGCTACCCAATGCCGGACAGATCGGTAAAATTGTTGTTCATCCCTCTAATCCTGACATTGCCATGGTAGCAGCTCTGGGTAACGCTTTCGGCCCCAACCCGGACAGAGGAGTGTACAAAACCATTGATGGAGGCAAAAGCTGGAAAAAAACGCTATTCGTAAGCGACAGCACAGGCGCTATAGATATAGAGATGAACCCCGCCAACCCTCGCATCATGTATGCGGCGATGTGGCGTGCGGATCGCAAACCCTGGGCCATGACAGACGGCGGTATGGAAGGCGGCATCTGGAAGTCGAAAGACATGGGTGAGACCTGGGAAAAGCTGGAAGGCGGACTGCCGACCGGGCTTCTTGGCCGCATCGGACTAGCCATTTCACCTGCTCAACCTGATCGTGTTTGGGCACTGATACAAACGGCCGACGAAAGCAAAGGCGGGGTGTACCGAACCGACGACGCCGGTGGTTCCTGGAAGAAAATCAATCGGGACCACGAGCTTCGCCAGCGGGGCTGGTATTACACCCATATTACCGCCGACCCGAAAGATGCCAACACAGTGTACGTCAACAACGTGGGCTTCTACAAATCGATTGACGGGGGCAAAACATTCGATACCCGCATAAGAGTGCCCCATGGCGATAACCACGGCCTTTGGATCAATCCCGACAACACGGACATTATGATCCACTGCAACGATGGTGGCGCTACTGTATCTATCAACGGAGGCAAAAGCTGGTCGCACCAGCAGAACCAGCCCACGTCGGAGTTCTACAGAGTCACTGTCGACAACCAGTTTCCTTACCGTCTCTATGCCGGCCAGCAGGACAACACTACCATCTCGGTTCCCTCCTACTCTTCCGGCTCTCTCACCGACACCGAAGAGTGGTTCGGTGTTGGCGGCGGCGAATCAGCCGATGTAGCCGTAGACCCGACCAACCCCGACATCATTTATGCAACAAGCTACAGCGGCGAGATAACTTTCTACAACAAGAAAACCGGCGAAATGCGCCAGGTAACGGCCTACCCTCACTATACAGAAGGTACCGAGCAAAGAAAGCTCAAGTACCGCTGGCAGTGGAATTTCCCTGTACTGATTTCAAAATTCAACACAAACGTTATTTACGACGGCTCCAACTATGTGCACAAGTCAACTAACAAAGGGCAGTCGTGGGAAGTGATAAGCCCGGATCTTACCACTAAGTTCGCTGAAACGTTGGGTATCCCTGGTGGCCCTATTCAGCACGACGGCACAGGTGTAGAAGTGTACTCAAGCATCTTTGCGCTGGAGGAGTCACCCTTCAATGAAGGTGAGCTGTGGGCCGGTTCCGACGATGGGCTGGTGCACATCACGAGAGACGGCGGCAAGTCGTGGAAAAACATCACCCCTCCCGGCATGCCCGCCATGGGCACTGTGAACAAGATTGAGCTATCGTCTCATCAGGCCGGAAGAGCGTTCGTGGCTGTGTACAAATACCGCAGGAAGGATTTCAGCCCTTACATTTTCATGACCAACGACTTTGGTGCTACCTGGTCGACGCTGACCAACGGTAAAAACGGCATTCCTGCAAATCACTTTGTACGAGCCATCGCTGAAGACCCCGACAGAAAAGGGCTCCTCTACGCCGGCACAGAATTCGGTATGTACCTGTCCTTCGATGAGGGTAAAAACTGGCAACCCTTTCAGCTTAACTTGCCTGTAACGCCTATTACCGACATGGAAGTACATGAGAAAGACCTTGTCATCAGCACCCAGGGCCGGGCTTTTTGGATACTGGACGATCTTACACCCCTGCACCAGCTCAACGATGCCCTGATGGCAAGGGATGCCTTCCTTTACAAGCCCAGAGACACCTACAGAACCAATGTAGGCGGCTGGAACGGGCGGTCAGCAGATATCAACTTCTTTGTGAGTAAGACCGACGACAAAGTGACTTTAGAAATAATGGATGCGAGGGATGTTACTCCGGTGGTTTACTCAAGCAAACCCGACAAGGCAAAGGGAGAAAAAGAGTTGGAACTAAAAGAAGGCATGAACAGCCTGTCGTGGAACCTGATGTACCCCGGCCCAAAAATGGCTGATAACTTTATGGCGATGGTGTTCAGCGCTAACAGAACGCCTGGCCCAAAAGCTGTGCTTGGCACCTACTCCGTGAAACTAACGGCTGGAGACTATTCCCAAACCGAGACCTTTGAGTTAAAGGCAGACCCTCGCTGGCCTCACATTACAACAGCCGACTACCAGGCCCAATTTGATCTCGCTTCAGAAATGACCGACTACATCACCAAAAGCCAGGATTTGATCAGAAACATGAGGGCTATCAGGGAGCAGGCAAAGGCCATTGCAGAAAGGTCGGAAAAAGCCGGCTATTCGTCAGAAATTAAAGATAAGGCAACGGCATTGAACAAGAAGCTGACCGAAGCAGAAGATGCGATCTTCCAAAATCAAATTGAAACCAGCCAGGACGAAATCAATTTTGAGAGGAAGTTCACTAACCACATAGCCAGGCTTTACGGTGTGGTGATTGACGATCACAATAAACCAACAGCAGGCATGCTGGAGCGCTACGACGATCTCAAAAAACAGTTTATTGACCTAAGAAAGCCGTATGATGAAGTATTGACGACTGACTTCCCTGCTTTCAATCAGTTGCTGGAAAAAGAAAACGTGCCCAGAATAATTACAGAGAAATAGACACAAAAAAGCCTGGTCGATGCCAGGCTTTTTTATGCTTTATCCTTTCGGTTCGTCTTTGTTCACTCTCAGCTCCCGGCCGTCAATCACCAGCCCTTTGAAGCTGCTTGCCACTTTACCGGCGCTCTTTGCGTCCACCTCAAAAAACGAATGGCTCTTGTTGAGCTGAATCTGTCCTATATCGTCTTTTCTCAGCTTCGTCTGATCACAAATGAATTTGAGCAATTCGCCCTTATTCACTTGGTCCATACTACCGATGTTGATAAAAAAGCGATCCATGCCCTTGCCTGCTGGCCCGGAACCAGTTTCACTGTTTGTTCTTTCACGCCTCTCAGACCTCACTGGCCGGTCGTTGCTCTCAGACCTCACAGGTCTATCACTTCTTTCGGGTCTCGAAGGCCTTTCAGCTCTAGCTGGTTTGTCAAAGCCACGATCAGGGCGATCACTTCGCCTGTCGGGACGATCGTCTCTGCGGTCACTTCTTCTTTCGCTGCCGAAATCGTTGCGATCCCTTCTGCCATCCCTTTCACGGCGGTCACCTCTGCGTTCCATGCCCCGGTCATTGCCCCGGTCTCCGGTACGGTCATCGTTCAGGTTCTTGTCCGACACTTCTTTGTAGCCTATAAGCTCCATTTGTCTCGACAAAAGCTTGGCAAGCAAGGTTTCCTGGTTCATCTCAGCAAACATGGCTACCACCTTCTCGTGAATTTTGATGTCGAGGCTTTCGTTTACCTCAGTTTCCATCACTTTGTCAGCCCAGTGCTCAAGCCGACTGTTCAATATCTGACTAACTGCCGGCACCTGCACTTTCTTCATCCCAATGCCCAGCTTCTTTTCAATGAAGCGGATTTTACGGATGTCATGGTGCGTAATCAGTGCCAGAGAAATACCTGTTTTACCCGCCCTTGCTGTTCTGCCGCTTCGGTGCGTGTAATATTCCGAATCATCTGGTAAAGAGAAGTGAATCACGTGACTCAGGTCGTTCACATCAATGCCCCTGGCAGCCACGTCGGTAGCAATCAGCAGGCGAACGGCATGGGCTTTGAATTTCTTCATCACCTGGTCACGCTGCTGTTGCGAAAGGTCTCCATGCAAAGCTTCAGCATGATAGCCACTTTGTGTAAGCTCTACAGCCAGGTTTTGGGTATCTATCTTGGTTCGGCAAAACACAATACCCAGCATGTCAGGCTGGAAGTCGATAAATCTCCGAAGCACCTCTATTTTGTCGGACGCCCTGATAACGGCATACTGATGTTCAATATTGGTATTCACCACATTACCCGACTGCACCGAAACCTCCACAGGATCCTTCATGAACTTCTTGATCAATGATCTGATTTCACGAGGCATGGTAGCCGAAAAAAGCCAAGTGGCTTTCTCCTCCGGTGTGTGGGACAAAATGGCGTCAATGTCTTCTTTGAAGCCCATGTTGAGCATTTCGTCCGCTTCATCGAGAACGACAATGTCAATGGTCTCAATTTTCACGACCTTTCTGTCAATCAGGTCTATGAGTCTGCCGGGAGTTGCCACAATGATCTGCACTCCGGCTTTTATGGCTTTTATCTGAGGGCCTATTGGCGCTCCACCATAAACTGTCTGAATACGTAAATTGGGATAATACTTGGCAAATGCTACAAGCTGCGCCGCAATCTGCTGGCACAACTCACGTGTTGGCGCTATAATCAGCGCCTGTGTGGTAAGATCACTACTATCCACATGGTCCAGCAGCGGCAAACCAAAGGCCGCAGTTTTTCCTGTTCCCGTTTGAGCAAGGCCAATAAAATCGATGGGCTCACTTATTAATAACGGAATGGACTGCTGTTGGATGGGAGAAGGAGATTCAAACCCCAATTCGGGAAGAACCCTTAGCAAGGGCTCTGATAACCCAAGCTCAGAAAATATACTCATTAAAACTTAATATAGATTAAGCTGCAAAGGTACAGCAAATTATTTGGAGTTGTGCTATTGGCGAATGCCCATAACAAATAATATTCTGAGACCTGCACGATAATCGAGTGAAAGGAAATAGCCAACCTTCAACAACTTGCGAGTTATCGTCGTTAGAAAAACTAAATTATATAGTATTTACAAGAGTGATCAAGCTAATTTATTTAGTATTTTAGCGGGGTAAACATAAAACCTGCCATCTTGTACCTCAACACCCACTCTTATTACAGCTTCAAATACGGCACTATGAGCCCCAACGAGCTCCTTGAGGAAGCCAGAACGAAGGGTGTGTTCACACTGTGCCTGACCGACATTAATTCAACCGCCGGTTGTCTTGAGTTTGTAAGAGAGGCTTCCAAATATGGCATCAGGCCCATTCTGGGGGTTGATTTCCGGAATCACCTTCAGCAGCTCTACATCGCTATAGCCAGGAACAATGAGGGCTTTCAGGAAATAAACGAACACCTTTCAAAGCACCTCAGAGAAGGCTCACCGCCCATTCCGTCGGGTGCGCCTCAAAAGTGGCAAAATGTCACCGTCATCTATCCGTGGGAGATTTATAGAAAAAGCCTTCACAACTTGCTTCCCCACGAATGGGTTGGCATCAAACCGCATGAAATTACCTATCTGCACTTGCAGAAAGAGTCTCTCCCAAAGAATAAGCTTGTTGCATTGGTAACTTCCACATTCAGGCACAAAAGAGACTACAACACACACCGGCTGTTAAGGGCTATTGCTGAAAATGCTCTGCTGACCAAGCTCGAACCCTGGCAGCTGGCTGGCGATGTCGACCACTTTTACTCGCCCGCAGAGCTGGCAACCATCTACAAAGAAACCCCACAATTACTGCTCAATGCTGAGCGAATAGCCGGTGAATCCGGGATATTTTTTGATTTCAGCGACGACCGGCCCCACCAAAACCTAAAAACCTATACTGGTTCGGAGACAAACGACTTCCAGCTCATTTCCAAACTTTGTCAGGATGGCGTCTCTTATCGCTACGGAAAACCCACCCGACAAATTCAGGAGCGGATCAACAAAGAGCTGGAAACTATCCGTGCAAAAGGATTTGTAGCCTACTTTCTTATCAACTGGGACATTCTCCGGTACGCCCGCAGCAAAGACTACTTCTACGTCGGGCGGGGCAGCGGTGCCAACAGCATTGTGGCCTACCTGCTGCACATAACCGATGTGGATCCGATTGAGCTTGATCTCTATTTCGAGCGCTTCATTAACCTTTACAGAACAAATCCTCCCGATTTCGATATCGACTTTTCGTGGAGAGACAGAGAGGATATTACTCAATATATTTTCAACCGCTTCCCAAACGCTGCGTTGCTGGCTACCTACAGCACATTCCAGTACAAATCGGTGGCGAGGGAGTTAGGAAAAGTTTTTGGACTTCCTTCTATCGAAATCGAAGAGATGAATACCAGCACAAAAAGCGGGAAGGTGCCCGATCAATTGGTGCAGAAGATCATGAGCTATAGTCAGCTTATCCACGACTTTCCCAGCCACCTGAGTATCCACGCAGGAGGCATTCTGATCGGTGAAAAACCGATGACTTATTTCACCGCCACTCACCTGCCACCTAAAGGATTTCCCACCACCATGTTCGACATGGTGCTTGCCGAAGACGTTGGTCTGTACAAGTTCGACATTCTGAGCCAGCGTGGTCTTGGGAAAATAAAAGAAGCGATTGACATCATCAGCAACAACAATCCGGCTGATCCAAAAATCGACATCCACGATATCAAAAGATTCAAAAAGGATGAAAGGGTGAAGGAGCTTCTCAGAGAGGGTAAAGCGATCGGCTGTTTTTATGTCGAGTCGCCTGCCATGCGTATGCTGCTCAAAAAACTGAAGGTAGACGACTACCTCGGCCTGGTGGCCGCCAGTTCCATCATAAGGCCTGGCGTGGCAAGGTCGGGCATGATGAGAGAGTATATTCTCCGCTTCCGTTTTCCTGAGCGAAGAAAAGATGCCCACCGGGTGATGATGGATATCATGCCAGAAACCTATGGCATTATGGTCTATCAGGAAGACGTGATAAAAGTGGCACATATGTTCGCAGGGCTGTCCCTGGCCGAAGCAGACGTTCTGCGCAGAGGAATGTCAGGCAAGTTCAGGTCCAGAGAGGAGTTTCAGGAAGTGAGAGAACGATTCTTCAACAATTGTTGTGAAAAAGGCTACGATAAGAAACTGACTGAGGAAGTGTGGCATCAGATCGAAAGCTTTGCAGGCTATGCATTCTCCAAAGGGCATTCAGCCTCCTATGCCGTGGAGAGCTATCAAAGCCTATTTCTGAAGGCTTACTACCCTCTTGAGTATATGGTGGCCACGCTCAATAATGGTGGTGGATTCTACAAGCCTGAGCTCTATGCCCACGAAGCCAAAATGCATGGAGCTATTATTGAGGCCCCTTGTGTCAATAAAAGCGAGAACCAAACCACAATTGATGGAAAGACCATCACGATTGGGCTTGGGTCAGTGAAAGACCTGGAAGCGACCACCATCGAAAGGGTGCTGGGAAGTCGGCACAAAAAAGGACTCTTCCTGAGCCTGGAAGATCTTGTCAGCAGAACAGGCATTTCACTCGACCAATTGACACTTTTGCTAAGAGTAGGTGCGCTCCGTTATACAGGAAAAACCAAACAGCGGCTGCTATGGGAGTCGCATTATATGTTTGGCAAAATGGGTGGTGCCAAAAGTAAGATGCAAGAACAGCAGTTGTTCGGACTTCCCTCCATCAAGGACTTTGAGCTGCCTGCATTAACAGTTGATCCCTTGGACAATGCCTTTGATGAGCTGGATTTACTTGGTTATCCACTTTGTGATCCGTTCTTGTTATTGCGAGACATTCCGTTTGAGCCCGTAATGGCATCGCAGTTTCCAGCCTATCTTGGAAAAACTGTCACAATGCTGGGTTACCTCATTGCCACAAAAAACACCAGCACGCTCAAGGGCGATGCCATGCACTTTGGCACATTCATTGACCAGGAGGGCAATTTCATTGATACTACGCACTTCCCACAAGTTGCCAGGAAACATCCTTTTCGTGGCAAAGGGTTCTACAGGCTAACAGGAAAAGTGGTGGACGAATTTGGCTTCTATAGTCTGGAAGTGAGTGAAATGGAAAAGGAAGCTTTGCTTTCCAGCATCAAAATGCAAAACGCATAAAAAAAGCCCCACCGGTATTTCCAGCAGGGCTCTTCGACCGAAGTCAAATATTATTAATTACAGCCAGCAGCGTCTTGCGCATCAGCAATTTCTTCTGCCTTCGCATTCTTCTTCAATTGAGTGTACACCGACATCAAAGGCCCCATTACAGAACAATCTTCTGGTTCAGCAACATGGGCGGCTTCAAGATAAGGCAACGACTTAGTTAACACTTTGTCACCTTCTTCCACCAGCTTACCGCCTTCTTTCTGATAGGTTTTCAAATCCATGGCTCTCGCCTTGTCGTAATATACTTTGGCTCTGTTCACCCAGATTACACCAAGGTTAAAGTTCCCAACGTAGTTTCCTGGCTCAATAGCCAACGCTTTTTCATAATTTGTCTGAGCTTTAGCAATAAGATCCTGCGTTTCAGCAGCGTTACCGTCAGCTTCAGTCTGGACACTCAAATTGTCATAAAGAACAGCCAGGTTAAGGTAAAGCGAAGCATTGTCCGGCTCCTTTTCAATAGCGCCTTTCAACTTCTCGATGGCCTCAGGGCCTTTTTTCATAGCAATCAGAATATTGATTTCCTCACGCATAAAGTCTGCATTGTCAGGGAAAGCTACTTTCGCCTTTTCCAACAAAGCAAGTGCCTTGGCATCGTTTTTCTTTTCACTTCTCTCGAGATAAACCATTGTGGAGTAGATGTCTTCGTTGGCATCATCCTGATCGATCAGTTTGTAGTACATCTTCATCGCTTCATCTGTCATCTCAGCCTGCTGCGCCGCAACACCTGCGTAAAACAACGTCAATGAGTCGGTTGGCTTGATAAGAGAGGCCTT contains:
- a CDS encoding DEAD/DEAH box helicase; protein product: MSIFSELGLSEPLLRVLPELGFESPSPIQQQSIPLLISEPIDFIGLAQTGTGKTAAFGLPLLDHVDSSDLTTQALIIAPTRELCQQIAAQLVAFAKYYPNLRIQTVYGGAPIGPQIKAIKAGVQIIVATPGRLIDLIDRKVVKIETIDIVVLDEADEMLNMGFKEDIDAILSHTPEEKATWLFSATMPREIRSLIKKFMKDPVEVSVQSGNVVNTNIEHQYAVIRASDKIEVLRRFIDFQPDMLGIVFCRTKIDTQNLAVELTQSGYHAEALHGDLSQQQRDQVMKKFKAHAVRLLIATDVAARGIDVNDLSHVIHFSLPDDSEYYTHRSGRTARAGKTGISLALITHHDIRKIRFIEKKLGIGMKKVQVPAVSQILNSRLEHWADKVMETEVNESLDIKIHEKVVAMFAEMNQETLLAKLLSRQMELIGYKEVSDKNLNDDRTGDRGNDRGMERRGDRRERDGRRDRNDFGSERRSDRRDDRPDRRSDRPDRGFDKPARAERPSRPERSDRPVRSESNDRPVRSERRERTNSETGSGPAGKGMDRFFINIGSMDQVNKGELLKFICDQTKLRKDDIGQIQLNKSHSFFEVDAKSAGKVASSFKGLVIDGRELRVNKDEPKG
- a CDS encoding WD40/YVTN/BNR-like repeat-containing protein gives rise to the protein MKRLALPLLLVTFAVTALAQRKAQTTQPPKTIDQKYFSEMKYRSVGPSRGGRATAVAGIPQSPYTFYMGSQGGGVWKTDDAGWNWENITDGQFQVGSIGAITVAPSDPNVIYVGTGSACLRGNVSPGIGVYKTMDEGKTWDFIGLPNAGQIGKIVVHPSNPDIAMVAALGNAFGPNPDRGVYKTIDGGKSWKKTLFVSDSTGAIDIEMNPANPRIMYAAMWRADRKPWAMTDGGMEGGIWKSKDMGETWEKLEGGLPTGLLGRIGLAISPAQPDRVWALIQTADESKGGVYRTDDAGGSWKKINRDHELRQRGWYYTHITADPKDANTVYVNNVGFYKSIDGGKTFDTRIRVPHGDNHGLWINPDNTDIMIHCNDGGATVSINGGKSWSHQQNQPTSEFYRVTVDNQFPYRLYAGQQDNTTISVPSYSSGSLTDTEEWFGVGGGESADVAVDPTNPDIIYATSYSGEITFYNKKTGEMRQVTAYPHYTEGTEQRKLKYRWQWNFPVLISKFNTNVIYDGSNYVHKSTNKGQSWEVISPDLTTKFAETLGIPGGPIQHDGTGVEVYSSIFALEESPFNEGELWAGSDDGLVHITRDGGKSWKNITPPGMPAMGTVNKIELSSHQAGRAFVAVYKYRRKDFSPYIFMTNDFGATWSTLTNGKNGIPANHFVRAIAEDPDRKGLLYAGTEFGMYLSFDEGKNWQPFQLNLPVTPITDMEVHEKDLVISTQGRAFWILDDLTPLHQLNDALMARDAFLYKPRDTYRTNVGGWNGRSADINFFVSKTDDKVTLEIMDARDVTPVVYSSKPDKAKGEKELELKEGMNSLSWNLMYPGPKMADNFMAMVFSANRTPGPKAVLGTYSVKLTAGDYSQTETFELKADPRWPHITTADYQAQFDLASEMTDYITKSQDLIRNMRAIREQAKAIAERSEKAGYSSEIKDKATALNKKLTEAEDAIFQNQIETSQDEINFERKFTNHIARLYGVVIDDHNKPTAGMLERYDDLKKQFIDLRKPYDEVLTTDFPAFNQLLEKENVPRIITEK
- a CDS encoding DNA polymerase III subunit alpha, with amino-acid sequence MYLNTHSYYSFKYGTMSPNELLEEARTKGVFTLCLTDINSTAGCLEFVREASKYGIRPILGVDFRNHLQQLYIAIARNNEGFQEINEHLSKHLREGSPPIPSGAPQKWQNVTVIYPWEIYRKSLHNLLPHEWVGIKPHEITYLHLQKESLPKNKLVALVTSTFRHKRDYNTHRLLRAIAENALLTKLEPWQLAGDVDHFYSPAELATIYKETPQLLLNAERIAGESGIFFDFSDDRPHQNLKTYTGSETNDFQLISKLCQDGVSYRYGKPTRQIQERINKELETIRAKGFVAYFLINWDILRYARSKDYFYVGRGSGANSIVAYLLHITDVDPIELDLYFERFINLYRTNPPDFDIDFSWRDREDITQYIFNRFPNAALLATYSTFQYKSVARELGKVFGLPSIEIEEMNTSTKSGKVPDQLVQKIMSYSQLIHDFPSHLSIHAGGILIGEKPMTYFTATHLPPKGFPTTMFDMVLAEDVGLYKFDILSQRGLGKIKEAIDIISNNNPADPKIDIHDIKRFKKDERVKELLREGKAIGCFYVESPAMRMLLKKLKVDDYLGLVAASSIIRPGVARSGMMREYILRFRFPERRKDAHRVMMDIMPETYGIMVYQEDVIKVAHMFAGLSLAEADVLRRGMSGKFRSREEFQEVRERFFNNCCEKGYDKKLTEEVWHQIESFAGYAFSKGHSASYAVESYQSLFLKAYYPLEYMVATLNNGGGFYKPELYAHEAKMHGAIIEAPCVNKSENQTTIDGKTITIGLGSVKDLEATTIERVLGSRHKKGLFLSLEDLVSRTGISLDQLTLLLRVGALRYTGKTKQRLLWESHYMFGKMGGAKSKMQEQQLFGLPSIKDFELPALTVDPLDNAFDELDLLGYPLCDPFLLLRDIPFEPVMASQFPAYLGKTVTMLGYLIATKNTSTLKGDAMHFGTFIDQEGNFIDTTHFPQVARKHPFRGKGFYRLTGKVVDEFGFYSLEVSEMEKEALLSSIKMQNA
- a CDS encoding tetratricopeptide repeat protein, with translation MLLLLAGVLLFTASYAQKGNVVKAESLLNKGDVAGAKAEIDVAVTIEKNASKSKTFLTKGKIYKAIATSEDPAVSGLMDTNKAIAEASEALKKAMTMESEGSVNYNFAEYEVEDFWSKFLNTGGEVYGEEDYNGAYENFYKASLIKPTDSLTLFYAGVAAQQAEMTDEAMKMYYKLIDQDDANEDIYSTMVYLERSEKKNDAKALALLEKAKVAFPDNADFMREEINILIAMKKGPEAIEKLKGAIEKEPDNASLYLNLAVLYDNLSVQTEADGNAAETQDLIAKAQTNYEKALAIEPGNYVGNFNLGVIWVNRAKVYYDKARAMDLKTYQKEGGKLVEEGDKVLTKSLPYLEAAHVAEPEDCSVMGPLMSVYTQLKKNAKAEEIADAQDAAGCN